The following nucleotide sequence is from Natronosalvus caseinilyticus.
TGAGCCGTACGCCGATTCAGGTGCGGACGTATGGGGCTCGACACCGGTATTTCTCCAGTACCTCGTGTACGCGTTACTAATTATCACGGCACTCGTGGTAGTCTGGTACCTGATCAACTACCGGCGTGAACTCGTCAAGATAGGAGCCGCCGCCGTTCTGGCGGCGCTCGTCATCCTCGCGCTCGTCTATCTCATCCTCGAAGTCGGCGCGCCGCCGGAGTTCCCGAACGAGAGCGGCCGGGTCGAACCGCCAAACAACAGCTCCGGCGGTGGCGGGAGTCCCGGTAGCGACGCCCAGAGCACGGACACCTCGTTCGATCTCGGCCCGCTCTTCGGTGCGCTCGCCGTCATCGCGACGATTTTCGTCGGCGGCCTCGTCGCGAGCAAGCGGTCCACGTCCACGGATGACGCCACGGCACTCGAGGACGCGGCGGACGCGCAAAACACCGAACAGGCGGCGGTCGCTGCTGCCGCCGGTCGCGCTGCGGATCGAATCGCCGACGATTCCTCGACGGGCGTCGACAACGAGATCTACCGCGCCTGGCTCGAGATGACCGACCTCCTCGAGGTCGACCGTCCCGAGTCGACGACGCCCCGCGAGTTCGCGGCCGTCGCGGTCGATGCGGGCCTCGAGCGCGACCACGTCGAGGAACTCACAGGCCTGTTCGAGGCCGTTCGCTACGGTCACGAGGACACGACCGACGAACGCGAAGAACGGGCGGTCTCGATCCTGCGAGCGATCGAGTCGACCTACGGCGAAACGGACGCTGCCAGCCGAAACGATCGAGGTGACGACAGATGACCCGCCGTTTGCCGCTCGCCGTTGGCGTATTCGTGTTTCTCGCCGGCGTACTCGTTCTCGTCGGCGCGACCGATTTCAACGTCAGCCAGAGCCTGATTGGTCTGATAGGCGTGCTGGCAATCCTGGTCGCGGTGAGTGGATTCAGCCGTCGCCGCACCGAGCGCGACCTGACGACGACGACCGACCCCGAACACCGGACGACCGTCCCTGTGCCCGGGCGGACGCTCTCGAGCGCCATCGCCCAGTTTCGAACCGACTCCTACGGATTCGTCTCCGGCTCGAGACGCATCGTCGACGGGCTCCGGGAGGCGGCGATGGCGGTCCTCACGCGGTTCGATGGGGTCTCGACGGAAGACGCGCGGGACCGCATCGAATCGGGCACCTGGACGGCCGACGAACGCGTCGCCGCGTTTCTCTCGCCGGACCTCGAGCCCCCGAAGACGTCCCTCCGAAATCGGCTCGTGGCCGGACTCGACCGCGAGACGACCTTCCGGCAGAACGTCCGGCGAACGGCGGCCTCGATCGCGGTGATCGGGTACGGCGGCCTCGGCGATCAGGTACTGCCCGACTCGATCCCGCAGTACGACCCGGAAGAACTGGAGGACGTCACCCCACGGACGACCCAGGACTCGTTCACCGGCCGGGTCGAACGGTCGGTTCGCGAAACCGGGTACTGGACGGGCGTCGGCGGCCTCGCGCTCTTCGCCGTCGGCGTCGGTGCCGTCGCCCAGTCGCCGGGCGCCGTTCTCGCCGGCGTCGTCGGGGTCGGCTACGCCGGCTTCGCCCACCTTCGGGACGCCCCGGCCCCCGACCTCACCCTCAAGCGCACGCTCAGCGACGACCGCCCGGATCCAGGCGAGGAGGTGACGGTGACGGTGACGATCACCAACGACTCGGGCGGATTCGTCCCGGACCTTCGCTTCGTTGACGGGATTCCCGCGGGGCTCGCACTCGAGTCGGGTTCGGCCCGACTCGGGACGTCGCTTCGCCCCCACGACTCGGTAACCCTCGAGTACACCGTCACGGCTCGTCGTGGTAGACACACGTTCGACCCGGCGCTCGCGCTCACGCGCGACCTCTCCCGTTCGAGCGAACGCGAATCGTATCTCACGGCCGAGTCCGAGACGGAGACGGCTATCGTCGCCGAGCCGACGCTCCAGCCGCTCACGACCGCGGTCCCGCTCAGGCCCGCCGCCGCGGCGTTTTCGGGTCAGTTGACGACCGCCGACTCGGGGGAGGGGATGCAGTTTCACTCGGTTCGCGAGTACCGGCGCAACGACCCGCTCAACCGGATCGACTGGAATCGACACGCCCGGTCGGGCGAACTCGCGACCCTCGAGTTCCACGAGGAACGGGCCGCTCGTGTCCTCGTGTTGATCGACGCGCGGAAGGCCTCCTACCTCGCACACCAGCCCGACGCGGCCCACGCCATCGATCGGTCCGTCGAAGCGGCCGGTCGGATCGCCGCGTCGTTGCTCGACGCCGGGGATACAGTCGGGCTGGCCGCGCTCGGCCCCGTCAACCGGGAAGCCAATCGGCGGCTCAACTTGCGCGAGACGTGCTGGATCGCCCCCTCGTCGGGACAGCACCACCGAATTCGGCTCAGCGAGGCGCTCGCGTCCCACGTGCAGTTCTCGACGGACCCGCCCCGCGAGGAGACCCAGTGGCGACCACAGCTGCGGATGATCCGTCGCCGACTCGCCGCCGAGACCCAGATCGTCTTTCTCAGTCCGCTGTGCGACGCTGCCGCGGCCCGGATCGTTCGCCGCCTGGACGCCAGGGGCCACGCGCTCACCGTCATCAGTCCGAACCCGACGGCCGAACGGACGACCAGTCAGCAACTGGCCCGCGTCGCCCGCCGAATCAGGCGATTCGACCTCCAGCGCGCCGGTATCCCCGTGATCGACTGGGAACCTTCGGAGACGATCGACGAGGCGGTCGCTCGAGCGAACGCGGGTGGTCGTCGATGAAGGAGTTGACCAGACGACCGACGCGGATCGCGAGCCTCGGGGCGGCTCTCGCTGCAGTGATTGTCGTCGGAGCGACCGCCGTCGGGTCGCCAGCCGGCGCGGTCCTCGCTGTCGTCGGAACCGCCTCGCTCGCCGCAGGTCTGGTGTGGGGAATCACCGACGCGACCGACGCCGGCGCCGGGTTGCTGTTCGTCGCCGTCGTTCTCAGCGGGTTGCAGGGAATGCCCCCCGAAGTGACGGTCGTCGGTGCCATCGCCGCCCTCGTCGCCCTGGACCTCGGCCGAAGCGCCGTCGAACTCGGTGAGCAACTCGGGCGAGAGACCGATACTCGCCGCCTCGAGGCCGTCCACGTCGTCTCGAGTGTCTCGGTCGGATTGGCCGCGGCGACTCTCGGGTACGGCGTGTACGTCTTCGGCGGCGGCGGACAACCCGCCGGCGGCGTCGTGTTGCTGTTGCTCGCGGTCGTCTTCCTCGTGGCTGCGCTCAAGTAGCGTTCGTCCTCGTGGCTGCGCCAGGGCACCTATTCCGTTCTTCCGTGAGTCGCGAATCAGGCGCCGACGTCGATGTACTCGTCGTTGAGTTCCCACTCCCCACTCTCGTTCCGGACCATGTACTCGCCGTAGTAGGGCACGCGATTGGCGACGACCTCGCGGAACGCCTCGCGAATCTCGGCCCTGGTCATCTCGCCCATCGGGCGCAGGTCGTCGTTGCGGTTGAGACAGCCCTTGAGGTAGCCCTCGTGGGTGACGCGGACGCGGTGACAGTTCGCACAGAACGTCGAATTCTCGACGGGGTCGACGATCTCGACCATCCCGCGGCCGTCCCCGTCCTCCTGGCCGATCCAGTAGCGCTTCCGGTCGTGCATCTCGCGGTGTTCGATCTCCTCGGCCTGGTCGGCCAGCCAGTCGTGGACGCGCTCGATCTCGACGTGCCACTCGGGCTTGCCGGTCAACTCGGGCATGTACTCGATCAACTGCAACTGGAGGCCGTCGTTTTCGGCCACGTGCTCGACCATCTGTGGGACGTACCCCGCGGTGTGCTCGAACACGACCATGTTGAGTTTGACCGGGTCGAGTCCGGCCTCGAGTGCCGCTTCGACGCCCTCGATCACCCGGTCGTAGGCCCCGCTCTTCGTCACCGCGGCGAACGCCTCCGGATCGAGGGCGTCCTGGGAGACGTTCACCCGCTCGAGTCCGGCGTCGACGAGCGCTTCGGCGCGGTCGGGCAGGAAAGTCCCGTTGGTCGTCAGCGAGACGGCCATCGAGTCGGGCGTTCGCTCGATGATTTCCTCGAGGTCGTCACGCAACATCGGTTCGCCACCGGTGAACTTGACGGCCTCGACGTCGAACTCGGCGGCGACCTCGAGAAAGCGGACGACGTCGTCGGTTCCCATCTCGTTTTCTCGCGGGTCCATTGGCCCCCGCGTGTCCCCCAGTCCCTCGTTGTGACAGTAGACACAGTCGAAGTTACACCGATCGGTGAGCGAGATACGTACCCCGGAAACCTCGCGCCCGAAGTCGTCGGTGAGCATGCGACTGACTTACGCACGAAACCGCTTAAACTCGAGGGTGCATTCGGACGAGAGGTAACCGGTTGTGGTTACGTTGCACGTGCGTGCGTCTTCAGGGCATCAGGCAACCATCATCGACGAACCCGCCAATTCCTCGGAGGTCGGTGTGTTAATATTACCCCGTCCTGGGCTGTCACGGCCGGGCGCTTTATTACGAGGACCGACGAGGGGTTCCTATGGGACGTTCTCCTCCGGCAGCGCTCGATCAGTACGACCCGGGCTCGAGCGTGCTGGTCGTCAGCCCCTCTATGGACGCCTCCGACATCGTCACCACCGTCGAGGGCATCCGTACTCCCGATCCGACCGGCGAGACCGACGACGAGCGGCCGACGGTCGTCGTCTCGCGCGCCCACACGGCCGAGGCGATCCTGGACGCCTGGCGGTCGCGTATCGGCGACTTCCCGAGCAAGTTCGGCATCGTCTCGATCGGTGAGGTCACCCGCTCGATCGCTGCCGGCACCAGTTCCGTGGAACTCCCTCAAGCGCACATACTCACCGTCGGTACCGAGGACGTCACCGGCATCGGCATCGCGATTGGCGACGCGCTCTCGCGGTGGGACGAGAGCGAGGGTGCACTCGAGGACTCGAACTCGAACACAATCTCGAGCCGCCACCAGCACCCCATCCTCTGGTTCGAATCACTCACACCGCTGCTCGAGCGTAAGGGTCTCGAGATGACCTTCCGATTCCTGCACGTGACCCTCGAGGAGATTCGCCGGGCCGACGCCGTCGCGTACGTCCACGTCGACTCGTCGGTCCACGACAGGGAGACGATCGCGACGCTCACGCATCTCTTCGACGACGTCGTCGAACTCGAGCCGTGAGTGTGACTCTCGCTTTACTGTGAACACTGCTCGAGTGTAACCCTGTGTACCACGGCGCAGAACCTGTTACTCCGAAGTGTCTCTTCTGAGGTGAATCAGAAGCGTCTATCGACGATCGGTTAGCGCCGGCAGCGAGTCGGAGGCACCGGGACGCGACGATCCTCGGCGACGGCTCTCCGCCTCAGGACTCGATCGGCGGGTGCTGTACCGACTCGATCCAGAAATCCTCGACTGCTCGCACCATCGTATCGAACTCGTCGGGCGAGTCGGGCTTGGTCAGATAGGCGTTGGCCGCCCGTTCGTACGATTTGACGATGTCCTCTCTGGCTGTCGAACTCGAGAGGACGAGCACCGGTGGAGACGGGTGGTCGAAGTCGTCTTTGAGCATCTCGAGAATCGCGAATCCGTCGAGTCGGGGGAGATTCAGGTCCAGCAAGATCAGATCGGGAAAGGATCGTTCGTCGTCCTGTTGACACTCGTGTAAGAATCGAACGGCTTCTTCGCCGTCCGTCGCAATCTCAAAGCGCACCTCGCTCAGAGCCGATTTGAACGCCTCCTCGGTGAGCCGAATGTCACCTGGGTTGTCCTCGATGAGGAGAATGTCGACGGGCTCCGTTGGTCTGAACGTCTGCACACACGTCCTTTCTTCCAGACCTGCCTAAAGGTGGTCCCTAAGCATGTGGGGTAAGCACCGATACGTGCCGATTTCGTGTGGAAGAACCGCAAGCAAAGACGTATTCTCGTGACGGTTCACGCGATTCCGATGCGAACCGTGATCCCGTCTGGATCGGTAGTCTCGAATCCGTTCTCACGCTCCGTTACGGAGACGTCGGTGGTGACCAGCCGGTCGCGGATCGTCTCGAGGGCCGCCGCGCTCGGAACGAGGAGTTCGAACCACGCCAGCCCGCGACCGTCCGCCAGTCGTGGCTGCGATCGACCGGCCCACGCGTTCACGCCCAGGTGGTGGTGATAGCCGTCTGCCGAGACGAACAGGGCTCTGTCGAGTTCGGTCTGAACCTCGAACCCCAGTGTATCGACGTAGAACTCGCGAGCGGCCTCGAGCGAGGTCGTTTCGAGGTGGACGTGACCGACCGTCGTCCCGTCGGGAACGGTCGTCGCTCCGTCAGATTCGGCGGGGAGGGTCTCGAGATCCAGCGGAATCGTACCGATCCGGACCGTTCCGTCGTCACGGCGCGGCCACGCCGACCGTGGCCGGTCGCGATAGATCTCGACGCCGTTTCCGTCGGGATCGTCGAGGTACAGCGCCTCGCTGACGTAGTGGTCGGAGGCGCCGTTCAGTGTCCACCGGTCGCGAATCCGTTCGAGGGCAGCCCCGAGCGCGGCTCTCGAGGTGACCTCGAAGGCGTTGTGGAACAGCCCCGCCTGGTTCCGATTTCGTGGCGGGGCATCGGCGTCTCGGTGAAGCTCGAGCAACGGTTCCGTCTCGGTGCCGAGCGTGGCCGCCGTCTCGCTGTTCGCTCGGACGACGAGCCCGACGACGTCTCGATAGAACTCGACCGACTCCTCGAGGTTCGCGACGGTCAGCGCGGTGCGACCGATGCGCGCCGAATCCGGGAGGTGGTCAGTCATGCGATTCGGAATCCTCGTCGGCGGCGAGCGATGTTCGTCGGTCGTCGATCCGGCTGGTGGCTGTCACGATGTTCTGTTAGATATTCGGGCGTGAATCCGATATACTTTCGCGAACACCGGTTTCACCTGGTTACGTCGATGTCATCCGGCGGTTGCTCGAGGGAGTGCGTTCGTCTGGTTCTTTCGACGCATCCGTTTCGTTCGGGAGTCGGCAATTGTCCGGAGACGTCTCCAATGGCCCAGGCCGTTCACGCGAGCCGATTCGAGGCGAGTTCCGCACCCTGGACCAGCGACTCGAGCTTCTTCCAGACGAGCGCCGGATAAACGAGGTTCGCGGTCATCACCGTCTCGAAGCCACAGTCGCATCCGGCGACTATACGCGACGGATCGCCGACGCTCTCGGCGAACCGCTCGAGCCGGTCCGCGACGACCTCGGGGTGCTCGACGACGTTCGTCTTCACGTCGATTACGCCGGGAACGAGCGTCCAGTCGTCGGGGAGCGGATGTTCCGCGATGGTTCGATACTCGTGGTTGTGTCGAGGGTTCGCGCCTTCGACGACCAGTCCCGAAACGTCGGCCTCGTAGAATTTGTCGATAACGTCGCCAAGCGCCACGTCGTGGTGGTGGGGACCCGGGTAGTTCCCCCAGCAGGCGTGGAGTCGAACGCGGTCGGACGGGACGTCGCCGAGCGCGACGTTGATCGCCTCCACGTAGGTTTCGACCTGGTCGCGGAACTCCTCGGTCGAGGCGTCCTTGTAGGTGATCGTGAACCCGGCGAGCAGTTCCGGCGCGTCGATCTGCAACTGTGCGCCGCTGTCGACGATAATCTCGTACTCGGTCCGGAGCGACTCCGCGAGGTCGAAGATGTACTCCTCATTCGAGTCGTGGTACGTCGAGTCGGTGAACCTAAGCACGGCCCCTGGCGACGGCGCGGTGTGGAATCGATCGCTGAAGGAGACGCCCGTCTCCTCGACTGCCTCGTCGAAACGAGCCAGGTCACGCTCGAGGGCCTCCTCGCCGACGTACTCGATGGGACCCGTCGCGATCGGTCCGCCGATGTTATCGATGTCTCCCAGCGCGTGTTCGGCGAATTCGGGATACTCCTCCAGGTCGGCCGGCAGGTCGCGCTCGGCGAACCGATCCGAGTACCCGGAGAGGCGGTTCGTCACGTCGACCGAGTACGCGAGCCGACTCTGTTCGCCGTCGTTCGCGACGTCGATTCCTACTTCGGCCTGTTTGCGAACCACGTCGCGGATCGCCTCGCCGACGGCGGTCTCGAACGTCTCCGAACGCGAATCGTCGTCGCGTCGCAACACTTCGCGGAGGGCGTCCGACCGGGGAAGACTTCCGACGTGCGTCGTCTGGATGGAGAGATCACTGGACATCTACGTTCACTCGTGTGACGTCAACGTGCTCGAGCCACGTTTATATTCTCTTCTCCGCTGCTTCGCCCGTCACGCGGGGAGTGCGGGCGGCCACCGACCGTGACCCCAGTCACGGCGATGGCTCTCCAGCGTCGATGGTCTACTCGATGTACTTCGGTAAACGCGCTGTTTCGCTCGTTCTGGAGGCGAGAAGTGGTGCAATACGATCGGCAGAAGGATCGATCGAGAGGTCGGTCGCGACGGAGCGGATTCGACGACGGCATCGAGTAACTCGACGTTACGTCTGCATCCGCCTGTGCGAGGAGCACAGTACAGGAACAACAGCCGATTGAGCGAGAAAAGTACGGGAACGATTGGTGGCGTTTATCCATTCGTCCCTTGCCGTCTCGAGCGTTATGAGCGAACAGCCAGGCGACGAGCGACCGACCCGTCCGTACGATTCCGCGGGAACCGAGAGCTCCCGTTGGTGGCCGACCACGCGGCGACGACTGCTGCAAGCGACCGCCGCCGCGGGCAGCCTCGCCGTAGTCGGCAACTCGGTGCTCGCCCAGGAGAGCGAGACGATCGAACTCGGGGGCGAGACCAGCGGCTGGCAAGGAATCGCCCCAGACGAAATCGAAGGCGAAACCAACCCGACGCTGGAACTCGAGGAGGGGACGACGTACGAACTCACGTGGGAGAACCTCGACGGCCAGGCGCACAACATCGTCATCGTCGATGGCGAGGGTGAGGAACTCGAGCGCACGGAACTCCTCGCTGAAGAGGGGGAGACCCAGACGCTCGAGTTCGAGGCGACGAGCGAGATGGCGGAGTACTACTGCGAACCGCACGCGGGGACGATGCGTGGGGAGGTCTCGGTCGGCGGTGAAACCGACGACGAAACCGGCGACGAGTCGGAAGACGGCGAGGTGCCAGCGTTCTTCGATTCGGGGGCCGAAATCGGGCTCCAGTCGGTTGCAGAGGGGATGACGGCGCCGACGGATTTTGCCGTGATCGGTGGGGGCCAAGAACAGGACCAGGACCAGGACCAGTACCTCGTCGCCGATCAAACGGGCGAACTCTGGCTCGTCGACGGCGACGGACGCCGGGAAGAACCGTTCCTCGACGTGAGCGACCGGCTGGTCGAACTCGGAACGTTCGAAGGATCGTACGCCGATCCGAACCAGGACTACGACGAACGGGGCCTCCTCGGCGTGGAAGTCCACCCGAATTTCGCCGAGAACTGTCGCTTCTTCGTTCACTACAGCGCGCCGCCGAACGACGAGACGCCCGATGGCTGGAGTCACGTCGAAGTCATCTCTGAGTTCCACGCGTCGAGCGACCGGAGCGAAGCCGACCCGGACTCGGAGACCGTCCTCCTGGAGTTCCAGAAACCACAGTACAACCACGACGCAGGCCCGATGGCCTTCGGACCCGACGGCTACCTGTACGTCCCGATGGGCGACGGCGGCGGTGCGAACGACGACATGGAGGGCCACCTCGAGGACTGGTACGACGAGAACGCGGGCGGAAACGGCCAGAACGTCACCGACACCCTCCTCGGCGGCATCCATAGAATCGACGTCGATGCGGAAGGCGACGAGCCCTACGCCGTCCCGGACGACAACCCCCTGGTCGACGTGGACGATGCCATCGACGAGTACTACGCGTGGGGGTTCCGGAACCCGTTCGGCATCTCGTTCGACAGCGACGGGCGACTGTTCGTCTCCGACGCCGGGCAGGACCTCTACGAGGAGGCGAACCTCGTCGAAGCCGGCGGCAACTACGGCTGGAACGTCAAGGAGGGGACCCACTGCTTCAGTACGGATAGCCCGAGCGATCCGCCCGCAGACTGTCCGGACGCCGCTCCCGACGAACCGCCGTACAACGGCCAGGAACTGCAGGATCCGATCGTCGAGTACCCCCACGTGTACGAGGGCGATACGGTCGGAATCACGATCATCGGCGGCCACGTGTACGAGGCCGACCAGGTCGAGGAGTTGCAGGGGAAGTACGTCTTCGGCGACTGGACGGCCGATCCGGCGCGCCAGGCGCCGGCGGGTCGACTCCTCGCGGCGTCAGAGCCTACCGGCGACGATTCGGACGACGACGGGGGTTCGGACGACGACGAAACGGCGGATACCAACTCGAGCGACGATGCTGACGGCGGGGAGGAGGACGTCGAGGCCATACCCCGCGACGAACTCTGGGAGATGGAAGAACTCCAGGTCTCGGGGACAGACGACGGCTCGTTCCCCTACTTCGTTCGGCAGTTCGGCCAGGACGGCGACGGCAACGTCTACGTCCTCGCGAACCGGGAGGGGGTCCCGTCGGGCGACACGGGGGTCGTCATGAGGATCGTGTCACCGGGCGAGGGAGACGACATCTCGGTACCCGAGGACGGGGCTGACGAACAGGAGGCGGACGAGGAGGCGACCGAGGACACCCAGGACGAACCTATCGACGAGGACGAGGACGAAGACGAGGGCGACGGAGATGGCGGTAACGAAACTGACGACGGAACCGATAGCAACGAAACCAACGGCAACGAATCCGACGGCGAAACGTAGTCCGGATGCTCAGGGGGTGAAGACCGGTCGCACGCACCCGTCTTTCTTGTGCTTGAACAGTTCGTACCCGCGAGGTGCGTCCTCGAGGGAGAGTTCGTGTGTCGCCAAATACGACGGGTCCATCTCGCCCTCGGCAGCGTGTTCGAGCAGCCGCGGGACGTAGCGTTGGCCGTGTTGCTGGGCGGTTCGGACGGTGAGCCCCTTGTTCATGACGATTCCCAGGGGGAACTTGTC
It contains:
- a CDS encoding DUF4129 domain-containing protein, encoding MPSTETLLRLAVALLVIVAIGLVAATITTPTDPGSDGVGSGEGVGEGPGEGEGEPYADSGADVWGSTPVFLQYLVYALLIITALVVVWYLINYRRELVKIGAAAVLAALVILALVYLILEVGAPPEFPNESGRVEPPNNSSGGGGSPGSDAQSTDTSFDLGPLFGALAVIATIFVGGLVASKRSTSTDDATALEDAADAQNTEQAAVAAAAGRAADRIADDSSTGVDNEIYRAWLEMTDLLEVDRPESTTPREFAAVAVDAGLERDHVEELTGLFEAVRYGHEDTTDEREERAVSILRAIESTYGETDAASRNDRGDDR
- a CDS encoding DUF58 domain-containing protein, yielding MTRRLPLAVGVFVFLAGVLVLVGATDFNVSQSLIGLIGVLAILVAVSGFSRRRTERDLTTTTDPEHRTTVPVPGRTLSSAIAQFRTDSYGFVSGSRRIVDGLREAAMAVLTRFDGVSTEDARDRIESGTWTADERVAAFLSPDLEPPKTSLRNRLVAGLDRETTFRQNVRRTAASIAVIGYGGLGDQVLPDSIPQYDPEELEDVTPRTTQDSFTGRVERSVRETGYWTGVGGLALFAVGVGAVAQSPGAVLAGVVGVGYAGFAHLRDAPAPDLTLKRTLSDDRPDPGEEVTVTVTITNDSGGFVPDLRFVDGIPAGLALESGSARLGTSLRPHDSVTLEYTVTARRGRHTFDPALALTRDLSRSSERESYLTAESETETAIVAEPTLQPLTTAVPLRPAAAAFSGQLTTADSGEGMQFHSVREYRRNDPLNRIDWNRHARSGELATLEFHEERAARVLVLIDARKASYLAHQPDAAHAIDRSVEAAGRIAASLLDAGDTVGLAALGPVNREANRRLNLRETCWIAPSSGQHHRIRLSEALASHVQFSTDPPREETQWRPQLRMIRRRLAAETQIVFLSPLCDAAAARIVRRLDARGHALTVISPNPTAERTTSQQLARVARRIRRFDLQRAGIPVIDWEPSETIDEAVARANAGGRR
- a CDS encoding DUF7519 family protein encodes the protein MKELTRRPTRIASLGAALAAVIVVGATAVGSPAGAVLAVVGTASLAAGLVWGITDATDAGAGLLFVAVVLSGLQGMPPEVTVVGAIAALVALDLGRSAVELGEQLGRETDTRRLEAVHVVSSVSVGLAAATLGYGVYVFGGGGQPAGGVVLLLLAVVFLVAALK
- the moaA gene encoding GTP 3',8-cyclase MoaA — translated: MLTDDFGREVSGVRISLTDRCNFDCVYCHNEGLGDTRGPMDPRENEMGTDDVVRFLEVAAEFDVEAVKFTGGEPMLRDDLEEIIERTPDSMAVSLTTNGTFLPDRAEALVDAGLERVNVSQDALDPEAFAAVTKSGAYDRVIEGVEAALEAGLDPVKLNMVVFEHTAGYVPQMVEHVAENDGLQLQLIEYMPELTGKPEWHVEIERVHDWLADQAEEIEHREMHDRKRYWIGQEDGDGRGMVEIVDPVENSTFCANCHRVRVTHEGYLKGCLNRNDDLRPMGEMTRAEIREAFREVVANRVPYYGEYMVRNESGEWELNDEYIDVGA
- a CDS encoding DUF7504 family protein — translated: MGRSPPAALDQYDPGSSVLVVSPSMDASDIVTTVEGIRTPDPTGETDDERPTVVVSRAHTAEAILDAWRSRIGDFPSKFGIVSIGEVTRSIAAGTSSVELPQAHILTVGTEDVTGIGIAIGDALSRWDESEGALEDSNSNTISSRHQHPILWFESLTPLLERKGLEMTFRFLHVTLEEIRRADAVAYVHVDSSVHDRETIATLTHLFDDVVELEP
- a CDS encoding response regulator, which codes for MQTFRPTEPVDILLIEDNPGDIRLTEEAFKSALSEVRFEIATDGEEAVRFLHECQQDDERSFPDLILLDLNLPRLDGFAILEMLKDDFDHPSPPVLVLSSSTAREDIVKSYERAANAYLTKPDSPDEFDTMVRAVEDFWIESVQHPPIES
- a CDS encoding VOC family protein yields the protein MTDHLPDSARIGRTALTVANLEESVEFYRDVVGLVVRANSETAATLGTETEPLLELHRDADAPPRNRNQAGLFHNAFEVTSRAALGAALERIRDRWTLNGASDHYVSEALYLDDPDGNGVEIYRDRPRSAWPRRDDGTVRIGTIPLDLETLPAESDGATTVPDGTTVGHVHLETTSLEAAREFYVDTLGFEVQTELDRALFVSADGYHHHLGVNAWAGRSQPRLADGRGLAWFELLVPSAAALETIRDRLVTTDVSVTERENGFETTDPDGITVRIGIA
- a CDS encoding cobalamin-independent methionine synthase II family protein; amino-acid sequence: MSSDLSIQTTHVGSLPRSDALREVLRRDDDSRSETFETAVGEAIRDVVRKQAEVGIDVANDGEQSRLAYSVDVTNRLSGYSDRFAERDLPADLEEYPEFAEHALGDIDNIGGPIATGPIEYVGEEALERDLARFDEAVEETGVSFSDRFHTAPSPGAVLRFTDSTYHDSNEEYIFDLAESLRTEYEIIVDSGAQLQIDAPELLAGFTITYKDASTEEFRDQVETYVEAINVALGDVPSDRVRLHACWGNYPGPHHHDVALGDVIDKFYEADVSGLVVEGANPRHNHEYRTIAEHPLPDDWTLVPGVIDVKTNVVEHPEVVADRLERFAESVGDPSRIVAGCDCGFETVMTANLVYPALVWKKLESLVQGAELASNRLA
- a CDS encoding PQQ-dependent sugar dehydrogenase, which translates into the protein MSEQPGDERPTRPYDSAGTESSRWWPTTRRRLLQATAAAGSLAVVGNSVLAQESETIELGGETSGWQGIAPDEIEGETNPTLELEEGTTYELTWENLDGQAHNIVIVDGEGEELERTELLAEEGETQTLEFEATSEMAEYYCEPHAGTMRGEVSVGGETDDETGDESEDGEVPAFFDSGAEIGLQSVAEGMTAPTDFAVIGGGQEQDQDQDQYLVADQTGELWLVDGDGRREEPFLDVSDRLVELGTFEGSYADPNQDYDERGLLGVEVHPNFAENCRFFVHYSAPPNDETPDGWSHVEVISEFHASSDRSEADPDSETVLLEFQKPQYNHDAGPMAFGPDGYLYVPMGDGGGANDDMEGHLEDWYDENAGGNGQNVTDTLLGGIHRIDVDAEGDEPYAVPDDNPLVDVDDAIDEYYAWGFRNPFGISFDSDGRLFVSDAGQDLYEEANLVEAGGNYGWNVKEGTHCFSTDSPSDPPADCPDAAPDEPPYNGQELQDPIVEYPHVYEGDTVGITIIGGHVYEADQVEELQGKYVFGDWTADPARQAPAGRLLAASEPTGDDSDDDGGSDDDETADTNSSDDADGGEEDVEAIPRDELWEMEELQVSGTDDGSFPYFVRQFGQDGDGNVYVLANREGVPSGDTGVVMRIVSPGEGDDISVPEDGADEQEADEEATEDTQDEPIDEDEDEDEGDGDGGNETDDGTDSNETNGNESDGET